One window of the Rhipicephalus sanguineus isolate Rsan-2018 chromosome 2, BIME_Rsan_1.4, whole genome shotgun sequence genome contains the following:
- the LOC119382630 gene encoding uncharacterized protein LOC119382630, translated as MNHYHLARVCSFAFNKMKSWGSWNICAAPTMYSCLLSSDTTPSAENVTSTTPLPSTYCICGCTLTVIRRATVRFSSTTPCVDRSVSWVFKPFSRRRLVSVRLTVDELDAGEISVRDGTSPLGVLLAATPSEGGTHTLLDATSLSGPVRIDYVPVQAPAGNASLQPLASFSIAFWETNSTLATMASRYPRHSGLAPFHSSVHALLAFLGCSVVLTVSLLAVAYKSRCCLTRRRKARSLTSESFCSDGGLDSRPTVRLLAAGSLTSISEVSAEEDDVLDEGEAVLTAESIPLKSSGESPEDYMEQACLFKSVGSVCTASVSSTPVLKKRVPVATVSPQPQSQTCTPRLPFKPRPLKYLLAASGDGAEDSVESLDASGRGSNGPNNHRRALSLADRVANCSSRARDSAAMALAASLSELSTSGTEDGFELDYYDYGCHDVPGSFFSAQVGNWPPFLPLPAEDELLELQLQNYTLPPPTETTDLSMVAQVHESEDEQ; from the exons ATGAATCATTATCATCTAGCGCGAGTCTGTTCTTTTGCCTTCAATAAAATGAAAAGTTGGGGTAGTTGGAATATTTGCGCGGCACCAACCATGTATTCTTGCCTTCTCTCGTCAGATACGACGCCTTCAGCGGAAAACGTGACCTCCACCACGCCGCTGCCGTCGACCTACTGCATCTGCGGCTGCACGCTGACTGTGATCCGGCGCGCCACGGTGCGCTTCTCCAGCACGACGCCGTGCGTAGACCGTTCTGTGTCGTGGGTGTTCAAGCCGTTCTCTCGGCGAAGGTTGGTCTCCGTGAGGTTGACCGTTGACGAGCTGGACGCCGGCGAGATATCGGTGCGCGACGGCACGTCTCCTCTGGGCGTCCTCCTGGCCGCCACCCCATCAGAAGGAGGCACCCACACTCTACTAGACGCCACCTCCCTGTCGGGCCCAGTGCGCATCGATTACGTGCCCGTACAGGCTCCGGCTGGAAACGCGTCGCTGCAGCCTCTAGCGAGCTTCAGTATTGCATTCTGGGAAACGA ACTCGACTTTGGCCACCATGGCTTCCCGTTACCCTCGCCACTCTGGCCTGGCGCCGTTCCACTCGTCCGTGCACGCGCTGCTGGCTTTCCTGGGCTGCTCCGTGGTGCTGACCGTGTCTCTGCTGGCGGTCGCGTACAAGAGTCGCTGCTGCTTGACGCGCCGACGCAAGGCGCGCAGCCTGACCTCGGAGTCGTTCTGCTCGGACGGCGGTCTCGACTCGAGGCCCACGGTCCGTCTTCTGGCCGCGGGTTCGCTCACCTCCATCTCGGAGGTGTCCGCGGAGGAGGACGACGTGCTGGACGAGGGCGAAGCTGTGCTCACCGCGGAGTCCATCCCGCTTAAGTCGTCGGGCGAGAGCCCCGAGGACTACATGGAGCAGGCGTGTCTGTTCAAGTCGGTGGGCTCCGTGTGCACGGCTTCGGTATCCTCTACACCAGTG CTCAAGAAGCGCGTGCCCGTGGCCACGGTGTCTCCACAGCCGCAGAGCCAGACGTGTACTCCTCGGCTTCCCTTCAAGCCGAGGCCGCTCAAGTACCTCCTCGCGGCGAGTGGCGACGGCGCCGAGGACTCGGTCGAGTCCCTCGACGCCTCGGGGCGCGGCTCCAATGGCCCCAACAACCACAGGCGGGCTCTCAGTCTCGCGGACCGCGTCGCCAACTGCAGCTCTCGCGCGCGGGACAGTGCGGCCATGGCACTGGCCGCGTCCCTGTCCGAGCTCAGCACTAGCGGCACCGAGGACGGCTTCGAGTTGGACTATTATGACTACGGATGCCACGACGTGCCCGGGTCGTTCTTCAGCGCACAAGTGGGCAACTGGCCACCGTTCTTGCCGCTGCCGGCCGAAGACGAACTCCTAGAGTTGCAGCTTCAGAACTACACGTTACCCCCGCCGACCGAGACGACCGACTTGAGCATGGTGGCTCAGGTACACGAGTCCGAAGACGAGCAGTGA